GTTGCCTCTGTTTACAGAACTAGGTTCTCATATCTAGCAGTATACATACTCGTAATTTGATGGCTAAGATGTGAATAGAACTGGTATAAGTTTTCAGCTGCATCACCTTCTGCGGTGTTAAATATTTCTATGTTCATAAAAGTGAAATTCTAAGCAAAGACTTGCTGGGGGGAAGTGATGCAAAAATGAGTTCTTGGTCATTCACACTGAAACTGAAGGCTGCTATATATTAAGTACAAAAGCCAAAACAATGGGTTAGCGGTGTCAATTGCCAATGTCAATGAGTGGTTTCATTATATGTTTTAGCCGACATATTTCATTTCTAGACCATACAGCTATGCCTATTTACTTGTGATTCGTTAAATTTTGTGCATTGACATGCCTGAATGTAAGAAAGACGGTATCCTATAATTTTTGCTGGTGCGTTAAGAAACTCAGTGAGCAAATACTTGGGTCCTTGGGGATTTTATCTTCAGATCATATTTGGTTATTTGTGATTGATCATATTTCTAGAGGCTGTTATGCACTGCACCTGTTGGCTCCCGCGAACAACAGCGGTTTAACAATGGTCAATGATTTAAGATCAGCAATCGAACAATAAAATTTCGGGTTAAGATAGCAttgacataaaaaaataaaaaatctcatttagatgtattactaaattataattctgaAAAATACGATATATGAtggtaattattaattaatttttaacttttgaagAAAGAAGACCTAAGAATTCCGCAAGCACCTTAAAGACGACCCCACATCATGAACGGTCTAGAAATCTTCTCATTCTACAACCCCcgaaaggtatatttatttctcttcacagaaaatcccaccaatattttttctttttaaaaaaaaatggcagCTACATCTCTGACTACACCTAAGCTAACTTCTGCTACTTCTCTTCAATCCCTCTATAGAAAACTCCCCGTTACAATCCCAATCCCAATCCCTCTCTCTTCCTCCTCTCTATCTCTTTCCAAAACCCTGACCTTTCTCTCTCCTTCTCGCCGCTTCGCTCTCCCTCTCCACCGCCGTCACTTCTCTGTTATCCGCGCGGACTCCGGTAATGGCGCCGAACCTTCTCGCCGCTATGATTTCGACCTTTTCACCATCGGCGCCGGCAGCGGTGGCGTCCGTGCCTCCCGCTTCGCCTCCAATTTCGGTGCTTCTGTTGCTGTCTGCGAGCTTCCTTTCTCTACTATATCTTCCGACACCACCGGTGGCGTCGGCGGCACGTGAGTTAAGAAAAcagtaatataaattatttattatttcagtttaatttttttatttatttttcaattacatTTAATGTAGATGTGTTTTACGTGGATGCGTCCCGAAGAAGCTGCTTGTGTATGCGTCGAAATATTCGCATGAGTTTGATGAGAGTAATGGATTTGGATGGACTTATGCGACTGAACCGAAGCACGATTGGTCTACTTTAATGGCTAATAAAAATGCTGAGTTGCAGCGTCTTACtggaatttataaaaatgttttaaagaatGCTGGTGTCACTTTAATTGAGGGTCGCGGAAAGGTAAAATGATTTCTCactaaacttttttttttttttttttgaaatgatttCTCACTAAACTTAATTTGCTGGGAAAAGCATTCTTGTTTCTAGTTTTAGCATTAGCATTTAGAATTTGTCTGAAAAGTCTAAACATacattcattttcatttttatttaattgaatacGTTTTAGTAATCCTGGTGCTTGGAAAGTTCATAGTTAGTAGAATTCACTTCTTTCAAccttaaaaagaaagataaataaggCATTTTGGAAGAAAAGAACTATGCTGAAAATGACATGATTTTCAAGAATAACTCGAGTCAACTAAATTATTGCATTTCATTCATTACAAACAAGCCCTTACGACGTTGGAGTATGTGCAGATTGTAGACCCTCACACGGTTGATGTTGATGGGAAAACTTATTCAGCAAGGCACATATTAATTTCAGTTGGGGGGCGTCCATTTATTCCTGAAATTCCAGGAAGTGAATATGCAATAGATTCAGATGCTGCCCTTGATTTGCCATCAAAGCCTGAGAAAATTGCAATAGTTGGTGGCGGTTACATTGCCTTGGAGTTTGCTGGTATATTTAATGGATTGACAAGTGATGTCCATGTATTTATACGACAGCAAAAAGTATTGAGGGGCTTTGATGATGAGGTAATAATGACGATTATTACTATCATTTTATTAGATACACAGTTATCTTTACCTCGCAACTGATTATCCATCTATATGCTCCTTGCAGATCAGAGATTTTGTTGCAGAACAAATGTCTCTGAGAGGGATTGAATTCCACACTGAGGAGTCACCTCAGGCTATTATTAAAGCAGCAGATGGTTCTCTTTCGCTGAAGACCAACAAAGGAACGGTTGAAGGCTTCTCCCATATCATGTTTGCAACAGGACGTAGGCCTAACACAAAGGTCGGaatattttccttttgttttgtcACACTGAGATAATTTGGGCACTAAAGGCTTCAATGGAGGAATTTGGTCAATTCCTTAACTATGCCAAtctacaattaaaattaaagaaaatgaaatttgtGGTATTAGCTGTTTCAGTTTCTTGTAtcttttttcttgcttttggTGTAAATCGATACAAGTGCCAACCTGGTAAATCCCAAGCCACGTAgtccattttatttttgtattggGTGGGAGGAGAGAAAAAGTGTAATGCCAGTTTGGCTTGCATTGCAGAACTTGGGATTGGAGACAGTGGGAGTAAAGATGAACAAGAATGGAGCGATAGAGGTATCCTTAATATTTTGGTTATCTTTTGGTTGATTTCCCTTATTGTTTGTTTCCCTCTGTTCTGCATGTCCTTAATAGTTCATCACTTTATTGTCCAGGTTGATGAATACTCACAGACATCAGTTCCTTCCATTTGGGCAGTTGGTGATGTTACAGATAGGGTGAATTTGACTCCAGTTGCTTTAATGGAAGGGGGAGCATTAGCCAAATCTCTGTTTCTGAATGAGCCAACAAAACCCGATTACAGGTAATCAATTTTGCAAAAAATGGATTATTACTGCTCATACAGAACTTTCTGTCACAATCCGTCTTCAGTTAGTAGCAAAGTTGGATTGGAAGTTTTTGTAGTATCACATATAGTCACTTCTAGACCTTTTCGGGATTTCACTCTCTCCCTATTGGTATCAGGCATGGAGGTTTGGACACTAGATTGATGGCTCCTCTTTATTAAGTAGTTGAAATTATGGTTCTACATCCTCTAGAAGTGGAAAAGTAGCATaatttatgtaaaaaatacatttttacttttctaaatCTTCTATCAATGTCTAGACAATTGGTAGCTGACTTGGGATGTGTATTTGCGAgtttttacattattatttatttatttattagtgaTATATAGGGAGATGGAACTTGATCCTGTGATAGGTGATTACTGACAGATGAAAAGTAGGTTTTTCACTTTGTACAAGGTTTATAAGTTACTCGCCCATTTTTGAGTAATAGTATCACTACTGGAAGATGTTAGATATTAGATAAGTTGATGCTAACCAATGGTATTGATGTGTCTATGCATCTgagttatatatattgaaatgaGTGGACTTTAAACCCATGTTTGGAAATTTTGATGTACCCTGTTCTTCCTTTCTCACTGAAATGTTCCAGCAGGTGTTAGTATGGTCATACATCGTACATAGGTAACTAACACTGTGTTACCTGAACAAATTTGTTTAGGTAACAGAATATGGGGCAGAAGAGGAAAATGAGTCATGCAGCCAACAAATTTGTTTCTAGTGGGCCCAACATTTTCCTCTATTTCCTAAACAAATCCTAACAGTTTTCCCActtctgattttctttttctttttttggacAGAGCAATTCCGTCTGCCGTGTTTTCACAACCGCCAATAGGGAATGTTGGTCTCACTGAAGAGCAGGTGattgttttgtgttttcaGCAGCTGAGATTCTACTTCTTGTGCTTAACTTTATGAGGGTTATTGCAGGCTGTAAAAGAATATGGTGACATCGATGCCTTCACAGCAAACTTCAGGCCTTTGAAGGCAACTCTCTCAGGGCTTCCAGATAGGGTTTTCATGAAATTAATAGTCTCTGCAAAGACAGGCAAAGTTCTGGGCCTGCACATGTGTGGTGAAGATGCACCAGAAATTGTGCAGGTTTGTGCCTTGGCCCCAATCAATGCTTCCAGATCTGTATAATTTCTTGTAATCTGGAGTTCAAATGGTTCTCTAATACTTGAATTTGCAGGGATTTGCAGTTGCAATAAAAGCTGGTTTGACTAAGGCAGATTTTGATGCTACAGTAGGTATTCACCCAAGCGCAGCTGAGGAATTTGTCACTATGAGGACTCCTACACGAAAAATACGAGCAGATCCTCCATCCGAGGTAAGTTAAGAAATCAGACTATGATCGAGTTCTGTGATAAAATATGTTCTCCATCCACGGGCGAAATCTATCTTAAATGAATCAAGAGAGTATTTGTTGGCAGTCCTTACACTACTACATGAATGCTGAGTCGAGTTTTCTCTAGCTGCTGACATTAGTACATTAACCTTAAAAACTTGTCTGATCAAATTATTAAGAGGTAGATCTGTGTTTATATAATGTCTTTGGCATGAAAATGGTATTGAAATTGTGAATTGCTCTAGCATCATGTATCACCAAGCTTGCGTTCATCACTCAGATTTATTTGGAGTTGATGTTAACCGATTCCTTTCTGATCTCAAACATGTATCTCATGTTCTTAATGATTCCATCATCATTGaatctctattttaatttgttccAGGGAACGACAGATCATGAGGTTAAAGCTGCAGCAGGAGTTTAGTTGGTGTATTGCTGTATTATACAGCAACTCCTTTATGGTGCGGATGGTTTCGTACAacttattttacatattaatgGTTTGTAGATATCATCTATTAATTTCTTCCCGAGTACAAAATAGGAAGTAAATTATTTGGCTATGGGATGCATGTTACTAGCAAGCCTGATCTTCTGCATTTAGTTATCTTCGCTAGAATTTTATCCTGTTGAGACTAGTTTTTGCTAAGGCCATTTCCAGCAGACATGCAAAGATAAGAGACATTAAACAGTTTGTATGACAGCCCCTCAATCTTCTCCTGGAAAGATTGTTAGAATAAAATAGATCAGCTGGTATCTTTAAAGCTGTTTGAAAATCTCTGTAGCTCACCCTAATCAACTAAAGGGTTAATTATTCTATTGGTTTTCATGCGTTAATAAATCTGAACCAACTGGGCAGGTTGTACTGTGAAAAAGTTGCGGAACAGTGACCTGGATGCTGCCATGTGGTGATGATGATGCCTAAATGGTAGGCTTGTCCTGTTGGGAGGAATGAGCGAAAGAGTTCAGCTGTTTAGAAGGAGCAAGGAGCGTGTATCATAATCATA
The Ricinus communis isolate WT05 ecotype wild-type chromosome 1, ASM1957865v1, whole genome shotgun sequence DNA segment above includes these coding regions:
- the LOC8274734 gene encoding glutathione reductase, chloroplastic is translated as MAATSLTTPKLTSATSLQSLYRKLPVTIPIPIPLSSSSLSLSKTLTFLSPSRRFALPLHRRHFSVIRADSGNGAEPSRRYDFDLFTIGAGSGGVRASRFASNFGASVAVCELPFSTISSDTTGGVGGTCVLRGCVPKKLLVYASKYSHEFDESNGFGWTYATEPKHDWSTLMANKNAELQRLTGIYKNVLKNAGVTLIEGRGKIVDPHTVDVDGKTYSARHILISVGGRPFIPEIPGSEYAIDSDAALDLPSKPEKIAIVGGGYIALEFAGIFNGLTSDVHVFIRQQKVLRGFDDEIRDFVAEQMSLRGIEFHTEESPQAIIKAADGSLSLKTNKGTVEGFSHIMFATGRRPNTKNLGLETVGVKMNKNGAIEVDEYSQTSVPSIWAVGDVTDRVNLTPVALMEGGALAKSLFLNEPTKPDYRAIPSAVFSQPPIGNVGLTEEQAVKEYGDIDAFTANFRPLKATLSGLPDRVFMKLIVSAKTGKVLGLHMCGEDAPEIVQGFAVAIKAGLTKADFDATVGIHPSAAEEFVTMRTPTRKIRADPPSEGTTDHEVKAAAGV